From Riemerella anatipestifer ATCC 11845 = DSM 15868, a single genomic window includes:
- a CDS encoding M23 family metallopeptidase: MKNINNKYIILGGLFLVMLLQSLFIVKLYSEKDDKAYEVNLVKINTQKDSVDYSKMKQDLGLIHKTVKDLHRFLASKQVVNSNLENLAQDSLNNSVYLAKTANRYSQYLVDLQEKLQTVPLGIPTEGYISSHFGKRKNPIPPQTALASVKPSAKANTDSTTTKTSTTPKEPEQMQFHKGIDIAVGIGKDIKSAAAGTILFAGEKSGYGKCVIISHGNGLATLYGHLSQVLVKANDKIKAGETIAKSGNTGRSTGPHLHYEVHKNGTPVNPKLFLTL; this comes from the coding sequence ATGAAAAATATCAATAATAAATATATTATATTAGGAGGGCTATTTTTAGTAATGCTACTCCAGTCGCTTTTTATAGTTAAACTCTATTCCGAAAAAGACGACAAAGCCTACGAAGTTAATCTCGTTAAAATCAACACCCAAAAGGATAGTGTAGACTACTCCAAAATGAAGCAAGATTTAGGACTTATACACAAGACTGTAAAGGATTTGCATCGTTTCTTAGCTTCTAAGCAAGTGGTTAATTCTAACCTAGAAAACCTCGCTCAAGACAGCCTCAACAATAGTGTTTACCTCGCCAAAACGGCTAACAGATACAGCCAATACTTGGTAGATTTACAAGAGAAACTCCAGACTGTACCACTGGGCATACCTACGGAGGGCTATATATCGTCTCATTTTGGGAAAAGAAAAAATCCTATCCCACCCCAAACCGCTTTGGCTTCTGTAAAGCCTTCTGCTAAAGCGAATACAGACTCTACCACTACCAAAACCAGCACCACCCCAAAAGAGCCAGAGCAAATGCAATTTCATAAAGGGATAGACATTGCGGTAGGCATTGGTAAAGACATCAAAAGTGCCGCTGCGGGAACTATCCTTTTTGCAGGAGAGAAAAGTGGATACGGCAAATGCGTGATTATCTCTCACGGCAACGGACTAGCCACTCTCTACGGACACCTCTCGCAAGTCTTGGTAAAGGCTAACGATAAGATAAAAGCAGGAGAAACCATTGCCAAATCAGGAAATACAGGACGCTCCACAGGACCGCACTTGCATTACGAAGTCCACAAGAACGGTACTCCCGTTAATCCGAAGTTATTTTTAACCCTTTAG
- the queG gene encoding tRNA epoxyqueuosine(34) reductase QueG: MNKKAHYTQLIKNKAKAFGFQSCGISQAAFLEEEAPRLEAWLKKGYHGKMSYMENHFDKRLDPRLLVEGSRSVISLSYNYFPQEELPTIDNFKISKYAYGRDYHEVIKDILRDMVAELQEEIGAFGFRVFVDSAPVLERAWAKKSGIGWVGKNANLISKKSGSFFFLAEIICDLELEPDAPTTDHCGRCTRCIDACPTNAIINEKIIDGSRCISYATIELKEEIPVAFRDNMQDWMFGCDICQEVCPWNRFSKPHNQPLFNPNPALKNFTKREWRELTQELFSEIFRKSPVKRTKFAGLQRNISFLDQELPD, translated from the coding sequence GTGAACAAAAAAGCCCACTATACCCAGCTGATAAAAAATAAAGCCAAAGCTTTTGGCTTTCAGTCTTGTGGTATTTCGCAGGCTGCATTTTTGGAGGAGGAAGCTCCTAGGCTAGAAGCGTGGCTAAAAAAGGGTTATCACGGTAAGATGTCTTATATGGAAAACCATTTTGACAAGCGTTTAGACCCAAGGCTACTGGTGGAAGGCTCTCGCTCCGTTATTTCGTTGTCGTATAATTATTTTCCGCAAGAGGAGTTGCCCACCATAGATAACTTTAAAATATCAAAGTATGCGTATGGTAGAGATTACCACGAGGTTATTAAAGATATTTTGAGGGATATGGTTGCAGAACTTCAGGAAGAGATAGGAGCTTTTGGCTTTAGAGTGTTTGTGGACTCTGCACCTGTATTGGAACGGGCGTGGGCAAAAAAATCTGGAATTGGCTGGGTGGGGAAGAATGCCAACTTAATTTCTAAGAAAAGCGGGTCTTTCTTCTTTCTAGCCGAAATTATTTGCGATTTGGAGCTAGAGCCAGACGCTCCTACAACCGACCATTGCGGGCGTTGTACGCGTTGCATAGATGCCTGTCCTACCAATGCTATCATTAATGAAAAAATTATAGACGGCAGCCGTTGCATTTCGTATGCCACCATAGAACTCAAGGAGGAAATCCCTGTAGCGTTTAGGGATAATATGCAAGACTGGATGTTTGGGTGTGATATTTGCCAAGAGGTTTGCCCGTGGAACCGATTTTCTAAACCTCACAACCAACCTTTGTTTAATCCTAATCCTGCCCTTAAAAACTTTACTAAAAGGGAATGGAGAGAGCTCACTCAAGAGTTGTTTTCCGAGATATTTAGAAAATCACCTGTTAAAAGGACTAAGTTTGCAGGGTTACAGCGGAATATCTCTTTTTTAGACCAAGAACTACCAGACTAA
- a CDS encoding TIGR02117 family protein: MKKLLFFLLKTLGVVVGFVVVYVLLALLLPLIPVSEERVSEAKTIPIYIYTNGVHTDLVMPTQTPLVNWSEVVPYKNTRSQNENLPYLAVGWGDKGFYLDTPEWADLKFSTAFNAAFGLGESAMHCTYYAKMKEGEDCKKIMLTETQYANLVRFVKESFDTDESGKTILIETDAVYGANDAFYEAKGSYSFMHTCNTWANNGLKAAGQKAALWTPTDFGIFRHYR, from the coding sequence ATGAAAAAACTATTGTTCTTCCTACTAAAGACACTGGGTGTTGTGGTAGGCTTTGTGGTGGTGTATGTATTGCTAGCGCTGCTATTGCCGCTGATACCTGTTTCGGAGGAGCGGGTGAGTGAGGCGAAGACCATTCCTATTTACATCTATACCAATGGCGTCCATACCGATTTGGTGATGCCTACCCAGACGCCACTCGTTAATTGGAGCGAGGTGGTGCCTTACAAAAATACGCGTTCGCAAAACGAAAACTTACCCTATCTAGCAGTAGGCTGGGGAGATAAAGGCTTCTACCTAGATACGCCAGAATGGGCAGACTTAAAGTTTTCTACGGCGTTTAATGCGGCATTTGGGCTGGGCGAGTCGGCAATGCACTGTACTTACTACGCTAAAATGAAAGAAGGCGAAGACTGCAAGAAAATAATGCTTACAGAAACGCAATACGCTAACCTTGTTCGCTTTGTAAAGGAAAGTTTCGATACCGATGAAAGCGGCAAGACGATACTCATAGAAACCGATGCGGTGTATGGCGCTAACGACGCCTTCTACGAGGCTAAAGGCAGTTATAGTTTTATGCATACCTGCAACACTTGGGCAAATAATGGTCTAAAGGCAGCGGGGCAAAAGGCAGCACTGTGGACACCTACAGATTTCGGTATTTTCAGGCACTACCGATAG
- a CDS encoding rhodanese-like domain-containing protein yields the protein MIEEVLKSGNYHLIDVREPMELEMDGNIEAAKNIPLGELEDRKEEVTSLDGNVILFCRSGNRSGKAVEYFKSLGLTNVYNGGGYVDLKEVLDNL from the coding sequence ATGATTGAAGAAGTATTAAAATCAGGAAATTACCACCTTATAGATGTAAGAGAACCTATGGAGCTAGAAATGGACGGAAACATAGAAGCCGCTAAAAACATTCCATTAGGAGAATTAGAAGACCGAAAAGAGGAAGTTACCAGCCTAGACGGCAATGTAATCTTGTTTTGTAGAAGTGGTAACAGAAGTGGCAAAGCCGTAGAATATTTTAAATCCCTTGGGCTTACCAATGTCTATAATGGTGGCGGCTATGTCGATTTAAAGGAAGTTTTAGATAATCTCTAA
- a CDS encoding outer membrane beta-barrel protein has translation MKKCLLGLGLIPVLFQSQYMDNLTYGVKVGGLHSTITNLPEMIVGRDHNKTLFSIDSKGAYGAEGGLFLNYKLPHSRVAIQPEFLYRKAGDRVVYHNQTTGQEYTLDFNYSYLVFGASLKVYPYEGVNFGVGGFYSKSLTPSALEYTSNENGGRYDTNYRQFYRDGIVGKDDFNLSFSVGYELSQAFHFEARYYLGVGDMISNRSTSFQFLENTNRNSVMTLSLGYNFSNW, from the coding sequence ATGAAGAAATGTTTATTAGGTTTAGGATTGATACCCGTATTGTTTCAGTCCCAGTATATGGATAACCTTACCTACGGTGTCAAAGTAGGCGGATTACATTCTACCATTACCAATCTTCCGGAGATGATTGTAGGGCGAGACCATAATAAAACATTATTCAGTATTGATAGCAAGGGAGCCTACGGGGCTGAAGGAGGTTTGTTTTTGAATTATAAATTACCCCATTCCAGGGTAGCCATACAGCCGGAATTTTTATATCGAAAGGCGGGCGATAGAGTGGTGTATCATAACCAGACGACGGGGCAAGAGTACACTTTGGATTTCAATTATTCTTATTTGGTATTTGGTGCTTCGCTAAAAGTATATCCTTATGAAGGGGTAAATTTTGGAGTAGGTGGGTTTTATTCCAAAAGCCTAACGCCATCAGCTTTAGAATATACCTCTAATGAAAACGGAGGGCGATACGATACCAATTACAGGCAATTTTACAGAGACGGCATTGTAGGGAAAGACGATTTTAATTTGAGTTTTTCTGTGGGGTATGAGCTGAGCCAAGCCTTTCATTTTGAAGCGAGGTATTATTTAGGCGTTGGCGATATGATTTCCAACCGAAGCACCTCTTTCCAGTTTTTGGAGAACACGAACCGAAATTCTGTGATGACGCTTTCTTTGGGGTATAACTTCAGTAATTGGTAG
- a CDS encoding GNAT family N-acetyltransferase, translating to MFQPARIENTDIIWEMLQQGIRRRKEDGSNQWQDGYPNRSVVEKDIRDGVGYVWVQGDEVLGYAVLMLNNEPAYDNIEGEWLSNGDYLVVHRVVVHDRCLGKGIAKQMFLWIEGWAKQQNIYSVKVDTNYDNQPMLHILQHLGYQYCGEVYFRGSSRKAFEKVLK from the coding sequence ATGTTTCAACCAGCGAGAATAGAAAATACAGATATTATTTGGGAGATGCTTCAGCAGGGCATTAGAAGAAGAAAAGAAGACGGCAGTAACCAATGGCAAGATGGTTACCCTAATAGAAGTGTGGTAGAAAAAGATATTCGTGATGGGGTGGGCTATGTCTGGGTTCAAGGTGATGAGGTCTTGGGCTATGCCGTTCTAATGCTCAATAACGAACCAGCCTATGATAATATAGAAGGCGAATGGTTATCCAATGGAGATTACCTAGTGGTGCATCGTGTGGTAGTACACGATAGGTGCTTAGGCAAAGGGATTGCTAAGCAGATGTTCCTGTGGATAGAAGGTTGGGCGAAACAACAAAATATTTACAGTGTAAAAGTAGATACCAATTACGATAACCAACCTATGCTCCATATTTTACAGCATTTAGGCTATCAGTATTGTGGGGAGGTTTACTTTAGGGGAAGCTCTAGGAAAGCCTTTGAGAAAGTTCTAAAATAA